The following are from one region of the Microtus ochrogaster isolate Prairie Vole_2 chromosome 17, MicOch1.0, whole genome shotgun sequence genome:
- the Gpr18 gene encoding N-arachidonyl glycine receptor — MTTPSNRDQAVLSNSAHPDEYKIAALVFYSCIFLIGLFVNVTALWVFSCTTKKRTTVTVYMMNVALLDLIFILSLPFRMFYYAKGEWPFGEYFCHILGALVVFYPSVALWLLAFISADRYMAIVQPKYAKELKNTCKAVLACVGVWIMTLTTTVPLLLLYEDPDKDSSPATCLKISDIIHLKAVNVLNFTRLVFFFLIPLFIMIGCYVVITHSLLRGQTSKLTPKVKEKSIRIIITLLVQVLICFTPFHICFAFLMLGGEENSYSPWGAFTTFLLNLNTCLDVVLYYIVSKQFQARVISVMLYCNYLRSVRRKSFRSGSLRSLSNVNSEML, encoded by the coding sequence ATGACCACCCCCAGCAACCGCGACCAGGCGGTCCTTTCTAACAGCGCACACCCAGATGAGTACAAGATCGCGGCCCTGGTCTTCTACAGCTGCATCTTCctgattggattatttgttaaTGTCACCGCGCTATGGGTTTTCAGCTGTACGACCAAGAAAAGAACCACCGTGACTGTCTACATGATGAACGTCGCGCTGCTAGACTTAATATTTATCCTGAGTCTACCCTTTCGGATGTTTTACTATGCAAAAGGTGAATGGCCATTCGGGGAGTACTTCTGCCACATTCTTGGGGCCCTGGTGGTGTTTTACCCGAGCGTGGCTCTGTGGCTTCTGGCTTTCATCAGTGCTGACAGATACATGGCCATAGTACAGCCAAAATACGCCAAGGAACTGAAGAACACCTGCAAGGCTGTGCTGGCCTGTGTGGGGGTCTGGATAATGACCCTGACCACCACTGTCCCTCTGCTCCTGCTCTACGAAGACCCCGACAAAGACTCCTCGCCTGCCACCTGCCTGAAGATTTCGGACATCATCCACTTAAAAGCCGTCAACGTGCTCAACTTTACCCGGCTCGTGTTCTTCTTCCTGATCCCGCTGTTCATCATGATCGGGTGCTATGTGGTCATCACCCACAGCCTCTTGCGAGGGCAGACGTCCAAGCTGACGCCCAAGGTGAAGGAAAAGTCCATCCGGATCATCATCACCCTGCTGGTGCAGGTGCTCATATGCTTCACGCCTTTCCACATCTGCTTCGCCTTCCTGATGCTGGGCGGGGAGGAAAACAGCTACAGCCCCTGGGGCGCCTTCACCACCTTCCTCTTGAACCTCAACACCTGCCTGGATGTGGTCCTCTACTACATCGTCTCCAAACAGTTCCAGGCTCGGGTCATCAGCGTCATGCTGTACTGCAACTACCTCCGCAGTGTGCGCAGGAAAAGCTTCAGATCGGGCAGCTTACGGTCACTCAGCAATGTGAACAGTGAAATGCTATGA